The Synchiropus splendidus isolate RoL2022-P1 chromosome 5, RoL_Sspl_1.0, whole genome shotgun sequence DNA window AACAGACGGCAGAGCAGAGAGATAAGGATTTGAATCATCAATCTGATTAAAGAAAAATCTGTTAACCACTGCCTAGACCTCGAGCCTACAAGCACAATCTTCTGGTCAAACCTGCAGAATACAAACCCTCAAAGccaacatgtttattttttgttctttccaaAAGCATTAGTTAAAATCAACATCTTCCATCCAAGCTGAATCAATTTCATCTTTGTACATTGCAGGCAACCAAGTAGTGAAAGTGTGGCTCAGACGCCTCAGCTTCTGCGACGGTACCCCCTTGAAGACCATCATGATTTTCCGCTGCCACCGGACGTGGTATTCTTCTGCCAACCAGAGGGCTGCCTTAGCATACGGCAACGACGGGTTAGCCTTCGCGACGACTCCTCATTCGTTTTCACGTTGACCGACAAAGACTCCGGGATCACTCGCTATGGAATCTGCGTCAACTTCTACCGATCATTCCAGCGTGGGCATCACAGGTCCCGTGCAGACAAGAGTGGACACACTGAAGCGTCGACACAGGGAGGTGATACCATAAGCGTGGGTTCTGATAACAGTAGTGGAGGACCGTCGTCCACTTTATCGCCAGCGAAAAACACAGAAGCAACCCATCATGTGTCCGGGGAAGGTGGCGGACAATCTGCTCCAGATTCAAACATAGGAAAATCTCCACAGCACAGACGCAGTGCTGCGAAGATGGCTGCCAGGAATCGCAACAGCACATTGACGTCATTGTGCATTTTAAGCCACTACCCTTTCTTCTCCACCTTCAGAGAGTGTCTATATATTCTCAAGAGACTGGTAGACTGTTGCAGTCAACGGTTAACACAGCGTGCAGGCCTTCCCCGTGCCACCCAGAGGTATGTGTTCCACTGAAATGATTGTGATTTCTATCCTTTAATTTATGCATGTATTTgtacaagtattttttttctttgtttctaacTGCTTAAGGACATTCACTTGAGTGGCTCGTGTGATTACTATTCAGGCTAACCAAAGTGTTAATTTCGCTGCCACTTTACACTGTAATAAGCCCTGTAATGACTGCTGTGATCTTCGAGTGCTTTGTCTCCATTGGTCCATTTATAGTCCAGCATAATCAtggctttttcttttcaaggtcACATGTTTTCAATTGCGTAATCAGCCTCAGTATTTTTCTCAGTTTGAATATGCACTCATGAGAACTGCCTTTGAGGTACTGACAGAGGGGAGTTTGGTTTGGAGCTTTAGAGCTGAATTGTTTTGCCCTGTCTACATTGAGTTCTGATATTTCCTCTGGTGAAGTGACCATTTGGTGGGTGGGATGAGGGTCAAATTATTTAATCATGGTTCTCGTTTGACGTTCACTGTGTACATGTGTGACTAAGGGCCCACCATATGTGGGCGCAATAACGTActctgaacacacacaatatTTAGCTGCATGTAGAAACCTGATGAATTTAACTGTACTCTcacttacttttactttttacatCCAAGATAACATTAGATATTTTTTTCGGCTTTAGGAGATTATAACAGTTACATCAATGAGACAACTGCAGGCTATATGTCTTGACACAACTTATTTTGTATGAAAGGATTTTGAAACAAGAGGTGTAATTGAAGCCTTTTTGTATTTGTCTTTATCCCTTTTTAGGGATACCATGTGGCGAATCTTCACAGGTGCACTGTCAGTGGAGGAAAAAGGCAGTCAGTTGCTGGCAGACTTGCGAGAGATTGAGTCCTGGGTCTATAGGTTGTTGCGGTCACCAGTTCCCATCCCTGGACAGAGACGCGTGGATGTGGAGGTGCTACCTACCGATCTGAAGCTATCTCTGACTTTTGCTTTGCCTGACAACTCGCGCTTTTCAATGGTGGACTTTCCCCTGCACCTGCCCTTGGAGCTGCTGGGTGTGGACGCCTGTCTTCAGGTTCTCAGCTGTGTCCTGTTAGAGCACAAGGTAAGAACAGATGTGCCTATGTGCACAATGTCTTTGACCtacattgcttttgttttggccaTTAGCTAGAATGTCACCAATTAAGTGATAAACAGagcttgaaataaacaaataatgttttGGCTACTTGTTATAAATGTGCACTGTTGAGTGTTATTGGAGCACATATCCACATACAAATGAGGACAACCAAGCTTTAGTTATGATATTGGAATTAGCTTGGGAAGAGATGGGATGGACAAGACTACATCCATTATGTCAAAAGCATTTAGTGGTGTGGTATGAAGTGACCTTTGTCTGAAGGACATTTTAATGGAGTGTGGTCATTGGCAACAATTGAGCTTTTAGAGGTGACAAGATAATAAATTATAGCTCTATTTGTCTATTTAATTGCTCTGTGGAATATTAAAACATTGAGCTCCCTGCAAGGTCTGTGCAGAGATGAACTGCATTAAAGATGCTTGTTGGGTGTAATGGTAAATTATCAACCTTAATTCTGAGTTTAAGTATTTAATTACTCCTTCAATCTTGGTAAACAGCACTTAAGGACTGAATTGTCATGTTCTTTGATGCCATTGTTAGATGCTTCTTTAATGTATTTTCAGGTTATTCTTCAATCCAGAGATTACAATGCTTTGTCGATGAGTGTTATGGCCTTCGTTGCTATGATATACCCCCTGGAGTACATGTTCCCTGTCATCCCTCTGTTGCCAACATGCATGGCATCCGCAGAACAGGTAGGACTTGCAGAAGAATTACTTTTAAAATTGTACAGTTTGATGcaatttatgtgtttttttaatgtgttgtgagggttggttttgtttgttttgttttgtattttgaggAATGAGTTCAAACAACCAGAATACATCATGTATTGAAGAAATtaagttttttttatctggcCCTTATCGTGTTGACATAATGGCCGTTGTCTGTGTTGCAAATGTTTGCCTTCATAGTTCTTAATTTGAACTCGGTTTTAAACCCTCTCTTAACTGTAACATAAAGTGCTTTTTGTGGTGCTTTTGCCAGGTAATGAGTATGTGTATCACGTTATAACATCATAATCTTTTTTCGAACATTTCATGCTCAGGTTTGTAAGTGTAATGTTCTTGAGAAATTACTTGACAAGCTAATATTGAACAAAACTTTTCAAACCCATGGTGTTTGTGAGTGCATGCAGTTGCTATATTTCTGCCATCCTCTTATgactaaacatttttttgtcctcatAGCTGCTTCTAGCACCAACTCCATACATCATCGGTGTTCCTGCTAGCTTCTTCCTTTACAAATCTGACTTTAAAATGCCAGATGACATATGGCTTGTTGACCTGGACAGCAGTAAGGTTAGTATAGCTCTTCagtgttctttaaaaaaaaaaggaaatatgtaATAATGATTGACAATTTTGGGTGGAAATAATGTTTGAAAATGCACCCCCAATCTTCCAGGTTATCGCACCGACAAATGCAGAGATTTTGCCTCCTCTCCCGGAGCCCGAAGCACTCGAGCTCAAGAAGCATTTAAAACAGGTATAACAAGCTCACTTAAAGTTATCTTCCTTTCATCAGTAGACAAATCTACAGTTCATTTATTTCTTGCATACAGTGTTAAACTTCTCTTTCAGCTCTGAAGAGTAGAGACTTTCTACTTCCAAAAAGTTGTATGTACTGTAGCTGGTGTGAAAGAATTGGCAAGGAGTTTTGAAGTGCACTAACGTGGaaatgcatttcttttcttttctttcttctttttcttgcaTGCTTTAGCTGTTGGAGgtaaaacaaaactgtagaAAAATACTGCCAAGTTTTGCTGAGGCAGTGGTGGCTGGCTTGTTTCTCCTTCCCTCCTTATCTAACTTTGTATCAGAACCAGCTTCTGATTACTATAATGCCACTTTTATCCTTGCTTCTTTATTGTCCCAGTAGATATTTATACCTGTAGACTGATCACGTGCTGATGATGTTTGATATGTGTGCTCATTGGCAAGGATGGAACTGTTGTGAGTGGAGTCTCCCTCTTTGTTATTCCTTCACGTCTTTTTTACTACTCAAAATAAGTCACTTTGCCTATGCATTGGCttattcaaatataaatattattggCCCTTCTGTAACACAGAAGAACCTGCTTAAGTCCTTGTGTTATGCATGTAAGGGTAATAAACAAATGTTGCTTAGTTGCGTTTTCACAACTTATTTTAATGTTCACCGCTCTATAATATGCAAAGGCACTAAAAGATTTAACAAGCTGTGTCTGCATTCGACACATTTCcccttgtctttgtttcctggaaGCGTGTATGAAGCTATGGTTTCGCAATAACCTTTGGTAAACGGGCTTGTGTTATCTATGTTTTTCTCCCTTTTGAGTGATGGAGATCAATTGAAGGTTTAATTGTGATTCTGGAATATCAAAGCACTGTGATGTGGATGTGAAGGCCATTAAAATACTTGCACCTAATCTTTGAAATAAATGGGTTCACTGAACCATGTATAAAGATGTACAATATATGATAACATCAAATTTAACACTATTGTGTATTGTTTAATTAAGACTATTAATGGATACTTCATTAATCCACccttatataaataaaacaagctgAAGTTTGTGAAGTCTAGCCTAACATCTCCTTCAAATTTATGCAATTTCAACTCTTCAGCAATCGTGTATTATCCAtctttatatattgttttttactAACctgatttatttcatgttttaataacaatgttcacttgtgtttttgttgacacGTGCAAGTATTTTATCAATGATGTCTCAAAGATCTGCTCTGTCCTACCACCACATTTCCcattttgtctctctgtgttgGTTGGTGGGTTTTAGTGGCTTGACGCTGTAGCTGTTTTTGcctatatttttcattttgttttcaccctTTTATCCTTACAACCTTTCTAACACTCAGCTACcaattttcttttctcctttattcggtaaattaaattaaatatctaCAAAGCAGTGTCTGACTTACGTGATTGTACCCAATTAAGGTGAAAGCTCTGTTTAAAGGAGATacagaaaatgaagagaaaggttgtgtctgtttttcatttattagtgCTGTTCCAGTGTCAGTCATGAAGTCTCATCCCTAGCTTTCTTCATGTGATTCTCCTGGCATTTCCTATCCCCCTCCTAGTGTCTGGTCAGGTTGACAGTGATCACCCAAAAGCAGATCTTCTCCTCTGATAATAaggttacccagttctcctccTGTGGAATGTGTTATGCCCCTGCACGATTATGGTTTTCTCACATTCTTTCTGCCTGTAACTACTACTTGAATTGTTTCAAAGACTTGTCAGTAAGTGCACAGCAGTGATCCGGAATGGTGCTGGCCCGATTTCGATACACTGCTTAGCTCTGGCTTCAGCATGACTGACTGTATGTGCATTGAACTTGGCATCAGTGTGTGTTGTCAATAAAATGTATGATCAATATCACAACTCAGATTGTTAACGTCCATTTTGCCCTGGCAACTAAATGCTTCACTATGCAAAGCTGAACTTTGATCCTTGATCCTGCAGCAGTTTCCTTGAAGCAAACCATGCATATTAACATCCTTCCCTTAACCCTGGCTCGTGTTTTCTTAAATGACACACCCACCAAAAGCTTTTCTGATGTAGCTGTCTTAGGTTCAATCGTGCTAGCATTTGAGTTGGCCTAGTGTGTTTTAGCCATTGTCCCTTTCAGTTATTTAAAGCTGTTTATCATTACATGAGGACATTTGAAGATAATTCTTGCGTGGACTCGTTTGGTGTCTtgattcattttccatttgAGACATTCGATCAACCAAATTATTCAATTTCCTAAGGCAGATTTTGTTCCACAGTACATAAATGGATGTTTACATGTTTTCCAAGTCATACTTCCCTGAGCCTCAGTCCCGTAATGAGCCAGCTCATGAAACGCAAACACTGATGCTAATGGTGTGGTGGTTCATTTAAGAAgagtctttcttcttcttctgctccaaGTGTAATTCGGGTCTGTAACTTCTTTTAGGCTTTGGCCAGTATGAGCTTGAACACGCAACCCATCTTAAATCTGGAAAAGTTCCAGGAAGGCCAAGAGATGCCGCTACTCCCTCCAGGACGAGAAAAAGCTTCACCATCCTCAACGGAGTTCAACCCCTTGATTTATGGAAATGACATTGACTCAGTGGACGTAGCCACCAGGCAAGCCCGCAGCCTATGTGTCTTGTTGATGCTCAAGTAATCGCAGAAGGAttaagtgttttttctttttctctcaggGTTGCCATGGTGCGGTTCTTCAACTCTCCAAATGTCCTGCAAGGTTTCCAGATGCACACTCGGACCCTGCGCCTCTTTCCTCGCCCGGTGGTGGCGTTCCAAGCCTCATCATTTCTTGCTTCACGGCCCAGACGATCTGGATTTGCTGACAAACTCTCCCACACTCAGGCTGTGGAGTTCTATGGAGAATGGGCCCTTAATCCCACCAACCTTGCTTTTCAGAGGATACATAATAgtaattaaatcattttttattgttttccatCTCCTGTAAGTGAAGCATGAACTCTGACAACaacacctttttatttttagatgtgTTTGATCCATCTTTAATTGGTGACAAACCCAAGTGGTACGCTCACCAGCTCCAGCCAGTGCACTACAGAGTGTATGATGGGAGCTCTCAGCTGGTTGAAGCTCTGGCTGGACCTTTGGATGATGAGGGCAATGATTCAGACCCAACAGACAGGTAAAAGGAAAGCATTTGATcacacacttttcttttcttactTTATTTAATGGCATTGGtgctgtttctttcttttttattaaataaagtaATGCATTTGTTTCAGTGGCAGTGACAGTGAAGCCTATGACGACTCCAGTTCCTCCTATTCTTCCCTTGGTGACCTTGTTAGTGAAATGATTCAAGGAGACATCCAGGGAGACACGCCAAGTAAGTTAGTCCATCATGGACAttgatgttgtgttttcaaACTGCAGTAAGCATCTTCACTAAATTTGTTCCCTAGGCTTGGAGCCTCCCTCTCATGCTGCTCTTGGGGATGCAAGCGAGGTTGAAGACTTTCAGGAGTTCAGGGAAGATAATGGCTTGGATGGACGACCCAGTGGCGACGGTCCAGCTGAATTAGCAGATGGCCAACCTCTGCGATCAAGCTCTAGTACAACTGCTAGCTCCAGTCCTAGTACAATAATCCAGGGAGTGAACCACGTAGGTGGTCCAGATGCATCACTTTATTTTCAGTACATTGCAGACAGGACACAAGTGCCTGTAAAGTTTGACCTTTATATAGACTAAAAAATAGATTAcattgatttctttctttttcaggaTCACGGTGACACAACTGAAATTGAGGCAAATACCACCACTGCTGCTGAGCAAAACCAGATCCCGGGACTGAACATCCAGCCGCCTCTTAGATCAGCACCCGATGCTGGCCTTGTGGACAGTAAAAAACAGGAGTATGATAACCCCTACTTTGAGCCTCAGTATGGCTTCCCCTCCGAGGATGACCCTGATGCAGAAGAGCAAGTGGAGTCATACACCCCTCGATTCAACCAGAACCTCAATGGCAACAAGTGTGTTAAACTTGTTCATCACTTGAATGAATGTATCGCCATCATTCAAATGGGCTCTTTGACCAACCATGTTTACTAACAAAACTCAGCATGTTGCTACCTCTCCATCCTTTCATGGTGGTCTTGAATCTCTGGTGGTGTGATGTTCTGTGGTGGCCCGAATGAGTCCCTCGTGTGGCTTACAAAGGTTGTTATTGTGCCGTTAAACAGCCATTTAATCGTGTCCTTGTCTTTAAGGGTGTCTCGCCCACTGCGGCCCAACAGTCTGAGGCTTCCTGGGGAGTCTGATGGAGAGGGCGATTCTCATAACAGCTCACCAAACTCCACAATTTCCAACAGCAGCAACGATGGATTTGGAGGACTCATGTCCTTTGCTAGTATGAAGACGTTTTTCTACCAATTTATATCAAAGACAATCATTTTATTCAAGCTGTAATTTAATTCAGTAGTCAGTTAAGTACGTCGATTActagtttttttgtttactgttcCTCTCATTACCTATTGAGATCTGTTCAGCGAGAGACattgatgggttttttttttattataaaaacTTCTCTATATTGTCCATGTCTTCAGGTAATCTTTACAAGAACCATGGGACCAGTTTCAGTCTTTCCAATTTGGCTCTTCCCAACAAAGCGGCGAGGGAGAAAGCGACACCATTCCCCAGTCTCAAAGGTATGATGATGTGACACTACCCCTTTTACTAATCGAACAAAAGCAGTTGCTGCACTATTTTGTTCAGGAaattaggggaaaaaaaaatctacattaaTGAAATTCGAAATTCTAGTAGCGatagaaaaatgttttatattcatattGCTGTTTACTGTTCATACAGCCTTTGTTCATACTACTATAGTTCCAAGTACTTCCAATATAAGTGatatatttacacttttttttctctgcctctTTTTCCCCacaattgtttatttgtacgaaagaatattttaatattgatattgaggaggagatggagcaaGCAGGTGTGTAGAACTGCGTTTTGAAGCCTGACTTTATTTCCCCTCTGGCTTGCCAAATCAGTATGGCACTATTTGAAGGAGAATATTGAGGACAAATTCTACGTTTTTCTCTCAAAGGAAAATCCACACAGTAGTATAGTTGCCTTTCACAAATATCTTTTGGACTATTTCGAATTAatatgtcatttaaaatgaaaataagtgaTATTTTAAGCCACAGGTAGTATTAACATTTTTGTACTATTATCATTGTTTGTGATGTAATTGGTGTGCACCAGAATGTAGTCTGGTTAACTAGTATTTATTGGTCATCAATGAGTTATAAGGTTATTTGTCAAATTTTGATTGTCACCAGTCAGCACCAGCACTTGTCCCTATAACGCTATGCAAAGCATATAGGACAGGAAAGCTGTATGCTTTTCCTGTATTAATGGCAATCATGATCTCTCAGCAAATTCTTCAGTCgcatttttcattgaaatatttctGCAGCAGTTAAGTATATCATGCACAGTACTCATTCAGTTCAATACAATTCAGACCACAGGGAGTCTTTCAGATGTTGACAATGCAGCGGTGGCTTTGGTAGAACAACTGATCTGCTGCAAATGCTTTTCTGCTAATGTTTCAGATATTCACTTTATTCAACCCATCCAccagtatatactgtataaatgATAGACACAAAGGGGATTCTCTTATGCACTCATTTGAGATCTCAAGAACCTAAGACCTTTTGCTTTAGCTGGCATTCTCTGCGGCAGGATGGAGTGTGGTTCAGGATTACGCATATCGTTTTCTATTTTGGGACCATAGTGTTGAGCTCCCATCCGTCTTACAAGGTTTTGAGTCCTGTAGAAACTGGATTTGACTTTAATTGAGAGCAAAAACGAATGAAGCATGGAACTCTAGACTCAATACCTCCACTTCTTGTGGAATAGTTGCCATAAAAAAATCTTCTGTTCCTTTCAAtatgtgttttgtctttgttgttcaGATGCCCCGGACAGCCCGGGTATGTTATGTCTGATGTGATAGTTTGTACTAGCTTCCTTACCCACCCTGACTAAAGCTTGATTATATCTGGAAGTAAGCCCTGTATTTGATACTAATCAAGCGCAGGAATCAAAATAGCATCCAGTTCCTTTAGAACAGTaggtttgttttcctcttccatCACCGTGTCACCATGACAATTTCAACATCATAGACATTCTCTCAACATCTATTATATGCATTTCCTCTTgtctaagaaaaaaaataacccaATAGTGTCCTCTTTTATCGACTCAAAATGTGCAACCAAATCCATTCTGTTTCCAAATGTCTCGATGATCATGTGTGCTTTGAGCTTGTCGTTTGTTGTgtgacttcctgtccacttcccTCCtagctgttttaaaaataacacaCTTTACATGGTGGATTCTTTGAAATAACAGCTTCATTATTTTGTACACTTTTTTGTCTGACATAACAATCCGAACCAACATACTCACTTATCATCATTTGGGCGATTTATTAACTTGCTGGTCACTTAAAGGGTTGATGCGTACATTTGAAcatctagattttttttctgttcttttcatttatttgtttcttaATTTGGTGCTTTACTTACATTTCCCTGTGTCTTGTTGAGTTTGCAtggtttggttttcttttgggTTGATGTTTGGACTGGTTGCGTCTGGGCTGGTGTCCCCTTCTCTTCACTTTTGCACGGCACTAATTCTGGCTTTTGTGTGCAGTATTTGGTCTAAATTCTCTAATGGAGATTATAACAGAGGCCGGACCGGGGAGTGGAGAAGGTGGGTTCTGCCCTATTGTTGAGCGAGCTGCATGCGTCTCAGAGCCAGTCAGCTACATCTCCCCAAGTCATTCTCCCATTGAAGCCTGTGATTTGTCATTGTGCTTACTGCACCATCGAGCATCAACTGCTGTGCTACTCCCTGTTTTGTTCCACCTTTCGTTAAGTGGGATTTTGTTGATCATTTGtagataaaatgaaacaattatAATTTAAATTTGAGTTATCTTCTTTCATTGGCAGCAAACTTGTCCGACCAATGTTTATGAAATTATGGATATAGAGGTCCTGTTTCCTACTTTTATTTGTGAGAAGGATCTCTTTTTCAAAATTCTagaaataaaaacttttttttacacattaacCCTTTTTTTACATTACCATagtcctttttttgtttaatgtacTCTTTAATGTACtgttaatgtattttttatttgtttcaaatttgTATTATTTGCTTGTCTGTTCAGtggcaatatattttttttttttctgtaaagcATTTATGCATGCACCCATGTAGACACTCTCACACGCATCCACtcaaaatgcatgaaaatagGGAAGTGTCAcaacatctaaaaaaaatagcatATATAAATTACAAGAATGTCTCATACGTTTCTTTTCCCAAGTTCCATATATGAACAGacctttgctttgtttgtgtgtgtgtattttttctATCAAGTGGATTCACCAAAGACCCATGTAAAATTAAACAAATTGAATAAAGGCAAACATTAGTGTATTTTGACCAGAGTTTGTCATGGCTACTTGATGCCAGttagcagcaacaacagcactATTATACGTTTTCTGACACTCATTCACTGCATAGTTTTCACTGATGTGTGAAGCCACCACTTAAAgcactctgtgtttgtgtgtctttcatTGTGTCCTTAATTTGTCCTTCACCCCTAGCTGtactaaaaatagaaaaagttgTGTATTCCCTCAAAACATAGTTCAAACTCAGATGACACTTGTACAGAGACCTAATTAATCTGCCTCCTGTGTCAAGTCCGCTCCAAAAGTCTTCTTGTCTACTGCAGTTTTTCATTGTCTGGGTTTCCCACCAGGAGCTCGAGCGCCTCGAGCACTTGTAGACCAAAAGTCCTCTGTGATCAAGCACAGTCAGACTGTGAAGCGAGAGTCCCCGTCCCCTCAAGGTCGTGTCAACAATACAAGGTGAAATACATTCTCATTGGTTTGTTTTATCAATGACATAAGTAAATGTATTGTAATACCAATTTGCCGATGCAGTGAGAACCAGCAGTTTTTGAAGGAGGTGGTGCAGAGCGTTCTGGACGGACAAGGAGTCGGCTGGCTCAACATGAAAAAAGTGCGTCGCCTGCTGGAGAACGAGCAGCTCCGTGTCTTTGTTCTGAGTAAGCTGAACAGAGCTGTGCAGTCAGAGGAGGATGCCCGACAAGAGATTATACGTGATGTGGTAAGATTATTGTGGATCCAAGTAGGTTCAGGCAAAGTGTGTTCACGTCTCCTCTAACCAGTTCTATGTTTGAGGAGCCTGCAAGGCTTGTTTTTTAATCCTTTTGAATTGTTGAAACTTTGTTCTTAGGAGGTTAGCAGGAAGGTGTACAAAGGAATGTTGGACATCTTGAAGTGCACGGTGTCCAGTCTGGAGCATTCCTACACTAACGCTGGCCTGGGAGGAATGGCCAGTGTCTTCAGCTTGTTGGAGATAGCACGGACACATTATCAAACAAAAGGTttgtatgtagctcaaatctatTATTTTCCAACATGTGTGTAGCTTTCTTGCTAAGatgaaaaaacatcaataaatgcTAACATGTCCATGTTTTCTGCTTGTATTCCAACCTGCCTGCTGAAAAAGATAAACTCTTGCTCTTAACTGCaccttttctctttttctgctttttgttgAACTGTTTTTATACATTGACATTTTGCAACGTAAGACCCTGAAAAACGCAAGCGAAGCCCGACTGACAGTACCGGCAGTCCCGGGAACAAGGAGAGTCCCACGGGCCGCACAGAGCCTGCCCGACCCCAAGGTCTTCTGAATGTTCCCCATCTGCAGCTACCCCACCACAATACGGGCAGAGGCACTCGCCATTTTGACACCCGCAGTCTGAATGAAGAAAACTTTATTGCTTCGATCGGTGTGTACCCCACCCTGGCCTTGGTTGCATGTGCACCGTGAGATCTTGTGAAAGCACATAACCCCACGAAATCGCCCTATTCATTGAGGCAGTTTCTGATGAATTCCGGACAAATATTCCATACACTTGGCAGCAATAAACCCGATCTGAGATTCCCAAATTCTATGTAGACTTGTTTGCACTCAGAAATATAAGCCTGAAGTCAAAATATTGGTTTTTGATTGTCAAAATATTTCTATATGTTTGGAATATTTCCCTCTATCCCAGCATGATTAGTGTTTGTCTTGGCTTCTCTGATCCTCTTTTGCCCTGTTTGGAGTCTTGCTGTCAGTTTCCTAGCACCAtaaatgcatgtgtttgtttgtctttttacgTGATACCTAAATCTGCAGTAGTGGACGAGGGAAAATCAGAAGAAGCACTTGGATTAAATTGGTTCTCATCTGTGCCTTTACTGCAGGTTTCTGCGAGGCTCGCTGTAGATAATTGCAGTTCCCTTTGCTCTCAGCATGGAGGGGGGATTCATCACTCCCCGGTATACAGTCCCAGTAAGCAAACAAATTTCACAGCAGGGTGTTTGGTTTCTTCTCATTAGAAAAGAGCCAACCCAATAGCCTGTTCAAACTACTCCCACGTGATTTTCTGTGATTACTTCTGGGTCTGTATACGGGGGACACGTGTGGTGAACCACTCCGACTCCTACTTGCATTTCTCTCCTTCGAGTTGCACCCCCAATTCTACAGAATGCTGTGAGACGTGCATCCCAGCTTCTGCAACGGCTCCATTTCAACTGCTGGCTAGTCAGCCACCCAACCACATCCCATGCTCTTTTAAGAATACTCCTCCCCACTGCTCTTGAGAGCCAGCTTTCAGTGAGCTGGAGTCAGCATGTGGCTCTCCAGGACTTTGGGGCCTGTAGACTTCCATTTGATGTCATGTAGCTGTAGTAACTATAAGACGCAGCTACATGCAAACACCACAAAacactcagttttaaaatgtttttatttcttatgATTTTAATGCTCATCCACCATACATGCCTTTTCAATCTGCTCTCTgactctctctgtctttctctccttGCTTGCAATGCATCTTGGGTAGAATTGTGGAGCAAGCACCAGGATAAGCAAAAAGCTATGGAAAAACCGCAGAGTAAGAGACTACACAcaccaaaacagaacaaaaaatagGCTGTTCAACTGTTTTCCTTTCCCCCTTAGCTCTTTCCAAAAAGAGATGCAATAGAGCTTACTGCATACGTG harbors:
- the madd gene encoding MAP kinase-activating death domain protein isoform X10; translated protein: MEKKKMCPRLLDYLVVVGARQPSSESVAQTPQLLRRYPLEDHHDFPLPPDVVFFCQPEGCLSIRQRRVSLRDDSSFVFTLTDKDSGITRYGICVNFYRSFQRGHHRSRADKSGHTEASTQGGDTISVGSDNSSGGPSSTLSPAKNTEATHHVSGEGGGQSAPDSNIGKSPQHRRSAAKMAARNRNSTLTSLCILSHYPFFSTFRECLYILKRLVDCCSQRLTQRAGLPRATQRDTMWRIFTGALSVEEKGSQLLADLREIESWVYRLLRSPVPIPGQRRVDVEVLPTDLKLSLTFALPDNSRFSMVDFPLHLPLELLGVDACLQVLSCVLLEHKVILQSRDYNALSMSVMAFVAMIYPLEYMFPVIPLLPTCMASAEQLLLAPTPYIIGVPASFFLYKSDFKMPDDIWLVDLDSSKVIAPTNAEILPPLPEPEALELKKHLKQCLVRLTVITQKQIFSSDNKALASMSLNTQPILNLEKFQEGQEMPLLPPGREKASPSSTEFNPLIYGNDIDSVDVATRVAMVRFFNSPNVLQGFQMHTRTLRLFPRPVVAFQASSFLASRPRRSGFADKLSHTQAVEFYGEWALNPTNLAFQRIHNNVFDPSLIGDKPKWYAHQLQPVHYRVYDGSSQLVEALAGPLDDEGNDSDPTDSGSDSEAYDDSSSSYSSLGDLVSEMIQGDIQGDTPSLEPPSHAALGDASEVEDFQEFREDNGLDGRPSGDGPAELADGQPLRSSSSTTASSSPSTIIQGVNHDHGDTTEIEANTTTAAEQNQIPGLNIQPPLRSAPDAGLVDSKKQEYDNPYFEPQYGFPSEDDPDAEEQVESYTPRFNQNLNGNKVSRPLRPNSLRLPGESDGEGDSHNSSPNSTISNSSNDGFGGLMSFASNLYKNHGTSFSLSNLALPNKAAREKATPFPSLKGARAPRALVDQKSSVIKHSQTVKRESPSPQGRVNNTSENQQFLKEVVQSVLDGQGVGWLNMKKVRRLLENEQLRVFVLSKLNRAVQSEEDARQEIIRDVEVSRKVYKGMLDILKCTVSSLEHSYTNAGLGGMASVFSLLEIARTHYQTKDPEKRKRSPTDSTGSPGNKESPTGRTEPARPQGLLNVPHLQLPHHNTGRGTRHFDTRSLNEENFIASIELWSKHQDKQKAMEKPQRSEGAKHQRPPVTDAEEKKSQISSDSGLSVSGSQKSDTESATSSEPPILTRSTSQDSEASTVISNSSGETLGADSDLSSTAGDGLGGRQLAHLTLSRGTLSDSEIETNPATSAVFGKTHTLKPGAKEHLPAMTKGPPAQPLEDLSMRIYLCEGLLGRDKSSVWDQLEDAAMETFSLSKERSTLWDQVQFWEDAYLDAVMLEREGMGMDQGPQEMIERYLSLGEHDRKRLEDDEDKLLATLLHNMIAYMLMLKVNKNDIRKKVRRLMGKSHIGLTYSQEINELLDKLANMNGRELSIRPCGSRHIKKQTFVVHAGTDTTGDIFFMEVCDDCIVLRSNIGTVYERWWYEKLINMTYCPKTKVLCLWRRNGQETQLNKFYTKKCRELYYCVKDSMEKAAARQQSIKPGPELGGEFPVQDMKTGEGGLLQVTLEGINLKFMHSQVFIELSHIKKCNTVKGVFVLEEFVPETKEVVIHKYKTPMAHQICYSVLCLFSYVAAVKGKEAEGKAKILSPRPLPS